TGTTACCCCTGGCAACGTTCACGACTCGGTCCCTTATGTCGCTCGCTTAGAACGCCAAATCCAACGCTTTGGATTTCATAAACTTGAGGCCGTCGCACTGGACGCCGGTTACTTAACAGCACCAATCTGCAAAGAACTTCATGACCGTAACCTCTACGCGGTCATTGGTTACCGTGCGTACACGCCGGCTAAAGGTTTGTTTGCAAAGTGGCGTTTTAAATACGACCCGGAGAAGAATGCCTACATATGCCCCGAAAAACATGAGTTGGCGTACTCAACCACAGACCGTACGGGCTACAGATTGTACAAATCCGACAAACGGATTTGCAGTAACTGCCCAGTCCTCGAGCAATGTACTCGCTCGCGGAACCACCAGAAAGTAATTACCCGACATGTTTGGGAAGACAGCAAGGAATGGATCCGGAAGAATCGATTGAGTCCTTCCGGAAAGTACTTGTACCGATTGAGATACCAAACGATTGAGCGAAGTTTCGCGGATGCCAAAGAGCTCCACGGACTTCGCTATTGCCGTTTCCGTGGGCTTGCGAACATAAACGAGCAAGCGTTGATGACGGCCACCGTACAGAACATAAAAAAGATCGCCCTCTACCTAGCCAAGAAGGCAGGATGAGTAAGGCGATCTTTTTCAATACCAGAATCTAAACCATAAAAAGAGAAAAGCCTCCGATAAACGGTGGCTTTCTCTACAGTCTGACTCGTCGAGAGACGAGTTTTTTCTTTTGCCGAAATAACGTTTGACATTCAGGCGAAAAGGAAATATTGTAATAGTGCACTAGTGCAATAGTGCACTGGATTGCGAAGGGAGGGTCGCAACATGCAGTTGAATTTCAACAGCCCGAAGCCCATATATTTGCAAATGGTCGAAGAGGTCAAGAAAGCGCTGGCCAGAGGAGAGCTTTCGCCGGGCGATAAGATTCCTTCCCATAAGGAGCAAGCGCAAATGTCGCAAGTGAATCCCAATACGGTGCAGAGGGCGTATCAAGAGATGGAGCGAGAGGGACTCACGGAGACGCTGCGAGGGCAGGGAACCTTCATCCGGAACGATCCGGCGTTGCTGGCGAGAATTCGTTCGGAGATGGCCGCCCGGGCCGTACAACATTTCATCGAAGAGATGCGCGGGTTAGGAATCGATCCGAACGAGACGGAGCGGCTGCTGCGCGAACGGTTATACAAGGGGAACGAGGAGGTGTAGACGATGTCGGACGACATCCGCGAACATATTGTCGAATGCAAAGGAATACATAAGCGCTACTTATTGAAGCATGCCGTGAACGGAATCGACCTTCAAATCAAGAAGGGCAGCATCGTCGGGCTGCTGGGGCCGAACGGCAGCGGAAAGTCGACGCTGCTCAAGATGATGGCGGGACTGATCTACCCGACCTCCGGGACGATTCTCGTGAACGGGCGGGAGCCGGACGTACGCAACAAGAGTCGAATCGCGTACTTACCGGAGATCGACTATTTGTACGGGTGGATGACGGTCGCCGAGACGCTTCGATTTCTATCCGGCTTCTATGACGACTGGCAGGAGGAGAAGGCGGCGGAGATGTTGTGGACGATGGAGCTGGACGGCAACCAGAAGGTGCGCAATCTCTCGAAGGGCTTGCGCGCAAGGCTGAAGCTGATCGCGGCGTTCTCGCGGTCCGCGCCGCTCATTCTGCTCGACGAGCCGTTCTCCGGCATCGACCCGTCTTCGCGCGCGAAGATCATCCGTTCGATCATTCAACAATTCGATGCGGCGGAACAGACGATCATTCTGTCGACGCATTCCTTGAACGAATCGGAGCCGATGTTCGACGACGTCGTCTTCCTGCAGCAAGGCCAAGTCATCATTAACGATACAGCGGAAAATCTGCGCTCCGAGTACGGTTGTTCTCTGGAAAACATCTGGGAGAAGGTGTACGAATAGATGGGATTCCGTAATTTATTTTTTAAAGAATGCAAGGGAGTTCTCCCTCTATTCGCCGTGTTGTCGGGTGCGACGGTGCTGTGGCATCTTTTCATCTTGTACAAAGGCCAGGGTTGGGAGGAAGACGTGATCTTCGTGTTGTCGTTGGTCGTGCCGTTCCTGACCGTATCGGCGATGGCGATCGGCACGGGATACTACCAGCTTCACACTGAGTGGAAGACGAACTCGATTTACTTACTCCTCTCCTTGCCGATACGAGGGTGGAAAGTGGTGACGGCGAAGCTGGCTGCGGTCTTATCGTTGCTGCTTCTTACGATCCTATGCATCGGCGTCAGCTTCGCACTCATCTTGCTGCGTCTGAAGTGGGGCGAAATCAGCGTCAGCGAGGAATGGCCGGAGGTCGTGCCGGCACTGCTGAACCTGACGCTCAACAGCTTCTGGATGTATTGTCTAACGGTAACGCTTCTCATTTTAATCATTCAGTTCGCGTATTTGTGCGGGCAGCTCGTCGGGAAGTTCAAATGGGCGGTCACCCTGGCCGCAGGCTTCGCAGCGTTGTACCTCGTGTTTCGGGTAAGCCCGATCCTGTCGAGCTTACTGTCCTGGATGCCTGAACTGTTCTATGGCGGAGTCGATTTCGACGCGCTGTATTTGCACTCCGGTCCCTTCCTCGTGCTCATGCTCCTATGCGGGGCGTTCCTGTGGCTGAACGGGTATATTTTCGAACAAGAGGTGGAGGTATGAGGATGACGTTCCGGAAAAAGAGACTCGTAATCCTATCCTCGGTCGCCGTCCTGTTCTGCCTCTTGGTTTTGGATCTCTGGATCAAAAAAGAAGAAATGTTCGAAGCGTTCGGCAGCCAATTCCTTCACGCGGGGAAGACGGACGAGTATCAGGAGGCGCATCGGGACGCGACCGCCGCGGCGGAGCGGCAGCTTACGATCGACGGCCAAGGAGTCGAGGAAGTGCACCTTGCCGGCCACCGGGGGAAGATCTCCGTGCGACGGGCGCAGGCTAGCGAAATCGAGCTGCGT
The DNA window shown above is from Paenibacillus antri and carries:
- a CDS encoding transposase → TIKVSTTDPDSGYMVRDGKPEGFFYLDHRTVDHKFNIVTDVHVTPGNVHDSVPYVARLERQIQRFGFHKLEAVALDAGYLTAPICKELHDRNLYAVIGYRAYTPAKGLFAKWRFKYDPEKNAYICPEKHELAYSTTDRTGYRLYKSDKRICSNCPVLEQCTRSRNHQKVITRHVWEDSKEWIRKNRLSPSGKYLYRLRYQTIERSFADAKELHGLRYCRFRGLANINEQALMTATVQNIKKIALYLAKKAG
- a CDS encoding GntR family transcriptional regulator, which gives rise to MQLNFNSPKPIYLQMVEEVKKALARGELSPGDKIPSHKEQAQMSQVNPNTVQRAYQEMEREGLTETLRGQGTFIRNDPALLARIRSEMAARAVQHFIEEMRGLGIDPNETERLLRERLYKGNEEV
- a CDS encoding ABC transporter ATP-binding protein, which gives rise to MSDDIREHIVECKGIHKRYLLKHAVNGIDLQIKKGSIVGLLGPNGSGKSTLLKMMAGLIYPTSGTILVNGREPDVRNKSRIAYLPEIDYLYGWMTVAETLRFLSGFYDDWQEEKAAEMLWTMELDGNQKVRNLSKGLRARLKLIAAFSRSAPLILLDEPFSGIDPSSRAKIIRSIIQQFDAAEQTIILSTHSLNESEPMFDDVVFLQQGQVIINDTAENLRSEYGCSLENIWEKVYE